One Clostridium novyi NT genomic window carries:
- the ppdK gene encoding pyruvate, phosphate dikinase: MKKKFVYLFREGNASMRDLLGGKGANLAEMYSLGIPVPKGFTITTEACNKYYEDGNNISDNILEEIKYYMKEIEHQTNKKFGSEENPLLVSVRSGARASMPGMMDTILNLGLNDTVVEAMAKLTNNSRFAYDSYRRFIQMFSDVVMGIKKDLFEEKIDKIKLEKGVKFDTELNTQDLKKLILEFKKIYKNEIGQEFPQNPEEQLIKSVMAVFESWNNSRAEVYRRLNDIPFEWGTAVNVQEMVFGNKGETSGTGVVFSRNPASGENKVYGEYLMNAQGEDVVAGIRTPLPIKKLQEQNPKIYEELITIIKKLENHYKDMQDMEITIEEGKLYFLQTRNGKRTAKAALKIAVDLVKEGMITKEEAILKVEPKQLETLLHPAFDKKELESKKSIAKGLPASPGAGCGKIAFTAEEAKKRALQGEDVVLVRLETSPEDIEGMIASKGILTVRGGMTSHAAVVARGMGICCVAGCEDIKVNEENRTLEIQGKMYTTDDYISIDGSTGKVYGEKIKTAIPEITGDFAVFMDWVEKIKKLKVRANADTPRDVKKAIEFGAEGIGLCRTEHMFFEEDRILAVREMILAKTQEKRKNALNKILPMQRKDFIEIYEELKEMPATIRLLDPPLHEFLPHTNEEMVSLAEKLNMDVEEIKSTVSEKKEFNPMMGHRGCRLFVTYSEIAEMQARAIMEAAIEVTMKKGYNIVPEIMIPLIGEIKELKFVKDIVVKTVEQVMEEKGIKIKYKVGTMIEIPRAAITADEIAKEAEFFSFGTNDLTQMTFGFSRDDASKFLSLYYENRIYEQDPFAKLDQRGVGKLIEMAVSKGKKTRENIKLGVCGEHGGNPASVEFFHNIGLDYVSCSPFRVPLAILASGQAQVKNKR, translated from the coding sequence GTGAAGAAAAAATTTGTTTATTTGTTTAGGGAAGGCAATGCATCAATGAGAGATCTTTTAGGTGGTAAAGGAGCAAACTTAGCTGAAATGTATAGTTTGGGAATTCCAGTTCCAAAGGGATTTACTATAACAACAGAAGCTTGCAATAAGTATTATGAGGATGGAAACAATATATCGGATAATATTTTAGAAGAAATAAAATATTATATGAAGGAAATTGAACATCAGACTAATAAGAAATTTGGAAGTGAAGAAAATCCACTATTAGTTTCAGTAAGATCAGGGGCAAGAGCTTCTATGCCAGGAATGATGGACACTATACTTAACTTAGGATTAAACGACACTGTAGTAGAAGCTATGGCGAAGTTAACTAACAACTCTAGATTTGCTTATGATTCTTATAGAAGGTTTATTCAGATGTTTTCAGATGTAGTTATGGGTATAAAAAAAGATTTGTTTGAAGAGAAAATAGATAAAATTAAGCTTGAAAAAGGTGTTAAATTTGATACAGAATTAAATACACAAGATTTAAAAAAGCTTATTTTAGAGTTTAAAAAAATATATAAAAACGAAATAGGACAAGAGTTTCCACAAAATCCTGAAGAACAATTAATAAAGTCTGTAATGGCTGTATTTGAATCATGGAACAATTCAAGGGCAGAAGTTTATAGAAGACTAAATGATATACCGTTTGAATGGGGAACAGCTGTAAATGTTCAAGAAATGGTATTTGGAAACAAAGGAGAAACTTCAGGAACTGGGGTAGTGTTTTCAAGAAATCCTGCCAGTGGAGAAAATAAGGTTTACGGTGAATATTTAATGAATGCTCAAGGAGAAGACGTTGTTGCAGGAATAAGAACACCACTTCCAATAAAAAAATTACAGGAACAAAACCCTAAAATTTACGAAGAACTTATAACTATAATAAAGAAACTAGAAAATCATTATAAAGACATGCAAGACATGGAGATAACAATAGAAGAAGGAAAACTTTATTTCCTTCAAACTAGAAACGGAAAAAGAACAGCAAAAGCCGCCCTTAAAATAGCTGTTGATTTAGTTAAAGAGGGAATGATAACTAAGGAAGAAGCTATTTTAAAAGTAGAACCTAAACAATTAGAAACATTACTTCATCCAGCTTTTGATAAAAAGGAATTAGAAAGTAAAAAGTCAATAGCAAAAGGTTTACCAGCATCACCGGGAGCTGGTTGTGGTAAAATTGCATTTACTGCTGAGGAAGCTAAAAAAAGAGCTTTACAAGGAGAAGATGTTGTCCTTGTTAGACTTGAAACTTCACCAGAGGATATAGAAGGTATGATTGCATCTAAGGGAATTTTGACAGTAAGAGGAGGAATGACTTCACATGCTGCAGTTGTTGCCAGGGGAATGGGAATTTGTTGTGTTGCAGGATGTGAAGATATAAAGGTAAATGAAGAAAATAGGACATTAGAAATACAAGGCAAGATGTATACAACTGATGATTATATATCTATAGATGGATCAACAGGTAAAGTTTATGGAGAAAAAATAAAAACTGCTATTCCGGAGATAACAGGAGATTTTGCTGTATTTATGGATTGGGTTGAAAAAATAAAAAAATTAAAAGTTAGAGCAAATGCTGATACACCAAGAGATGTTAAAAAAGCCATTGAATTTGGTGCTGAAGGAATAGGACTTTGCAGAACAGAGCATATGTTTTTTGAAGAAGATAGAATACTAGCTGTTAGAGAAATGATATTAGCTAAAACACAAGAGAAGAGAAAAAATGCATTAAATAAAATACTGCCAATGCAAAGAAAAGATTTTATAGAAATATATGAAGAATTAAAAGAAATGCCAGCAACTATAAGACTGTTAGACCCTCCACTTCATGAATTTTTACCTCATACTAATGAGGAAATGGTTTCTTTAGCTGAAAAACTTAACATGGATGTTGAGGAAATAAAGTCTACAGTTTCTGAAAAGAAAGAATTTAATCCAATGATGGGACACAGAGGATGTAGATTATTTGTAACATATAGTGAAATTGCCGAAATGCAAGCTAGGGCAATAATGGAAGCGGCAATAGAGGTTACAATGAAAAAAGGGTACAACATAGTACCAGAAATAATGATCCCTCTTATTGGAGAAATAAAAGAGTTAAAATTCGTTAAAGACATAGTTGTTAAAACAGTTGAACAAGTTATGGAAGAAAAGGGAATTAAAATAAAATATAAAGTTGGTACAATGATAGAAATTCCAAGAGCAGCTATTACAGCAGATGAAATAGCAAAAGAAGCTGAATTTTTTTCATTTGGTACAAATGATTTAACTCAAATGACATTTGGATTTTCCAGAGATGATGCATCAAAATTTTTATCATTATACTATGAAAATAGAATTTATGAACAAGACCCATTTGCAAAACTTGATCAGAGGGGTGTAGGTAAGTTAATTGAAATGGCAGTAAGTAAAGGAAAGAAAACAAGAGAAAATATTAAACTTGGAGTATGTGGAGAACATGGTGGTAATCCAGCATCTGTTGAATTTTTTCATAACATAGGACTAGACTATGTTTCATGTTCACCATTTAGAGTACCTCTTGCAATACTTGCATCAGGGCAAGCACAAGTTAAAAATAAACGATAA
- a CDS encoding PPC domain-containing DNA-binding protein — MNYSKRGNTWVIVLEKGEKITESIKKFCSETGIKAGIVNAIGAAKDIKIGYFDINTKEYNETNFSDYYEITSLTGNISTKDGQPYTHIHINFTGADCVGYGGHFIEGTITVTCEMFITEIDGELQRIPDAETGINVIKL; from the coding sequence ATGAACTATTCAAAAAGAGGTAATACATGGGTTATAGTACTTGAAAAAGGAGAAAAAATAACAGAAAGTATTAAAAAGTTTTGTAGTGAAACAGGAATAAAGGCTGGAATTGTAAATGCTATAGGAGCAGCTAAAGATATAAAAATAGGATATTTTGATATTAACACTAAGGAGTATAATGAAACAAACTTTAGTGATTATTATGAAATAACAAGTTTGACTGGAAATATATCAACAAAAGATGGACAACCTTATACACATATTCACATAAACTTTACAGGTGCAGATTGTGTAGGATATGGTGGACATTTCATAGAAGGAACTATAACAGTTACTTGTGAAATGTTTATAACTGAAATTGATGGAGAATTACAACGTATTCCTGATGCAGAAACTGGAATAAATGTAATCAAACTTTAA
- a CDS encoding methyl-accepting chemotaxis protein: protein MKKTFKRELIIKSGITLFISLAFCTFVFIYLHINYMSKTNTRYLNQTSMDSEQIIVHAINSVKSSTDLLSDTLGTFNNLEAEDNKKILENLVCSNTFIKRAYITRTDGMQIAKYPSIGNISIANRDYFKKAMQGQGNFSPVIISHLTGKAVIIYCSPIKNGNSIIGTVSSILEINSLSNCLSLTTKNLDCTFGLLDNHGSLLLTNKDNSLLLDKSNNKSTDLSKLQKIINLSSLEPVQKMINNESGVGKFVLNNRKTLTNYKSLKDYGLNLLIAVPYSSITNSIYTYTLIALGILVIILITSVLLITRFTNKITNPITNLSMTLKKFSEGNLNLSIDKRLLKRNDEFSELGNSFDIFSKKIKSTIENFKTNAIDLNTYSNNLKQTIQDNETSQLYITNTLNDVNTKMNENLLSLEENLNILQEFSKGIENVNLNLENLHSTVNDSTYSVENGVNHANNMECTLNESFTSLENINAKINNLTNLSAKINSLLDIITSISKETNLISLNASIEAARAGESGKGFAIVAEKIKKLAEQSSISSKNIDALLSSIQDEILSTSNIVDDMNTKFKDLIQSIKLTTNLMNDIKSKAINSQLSVEEIISVMEEQTAGIENSTQSLTKVVNYINDTVKASQSISNKLDNHSENLNILFNVSSSLNNISNDIKEDLDFFK, encoded by the coding sequence TTGAAAAAAACTTTTAAAAGAGAATTGATAATAAAATCTGGTATTACTTTATTTATTTCTCTTGCATTTTGCACTTTTGTATTTATATATTTACACATTAATTATATGTCAAAAACTAATACTAGATACTTAAATCAAACTTCTATGGATTCTGAACAAATAATAGTACATGCTATTAATTCTGTAAAATCTTCAACAGACTTGTTATCAGATACTCTAGGTACCTTTAACAATCTAGAAGCTGAGGACAATAAAAAAATACTTGAAAATTTAGTATGTAGCAATACATTTATAAAAAGAGCCTATATAACTAGAACCGACGGAATGCAGATTGCCAAGTACCCAAGTATAGGAAATATAAGTATTGCTAACAGAGATTATTTTAAAAAAGCCATGCAAGGACAAGGTAACTTTTCACCTGTTATAATTTCTCATTTAACCGGGAAAGCTGTTATAATCTACTGTAGTCCTATAAAAAATGGAAATTCTATAATAGGTACTGTATCTTCCATACTTGAAATAAATAGTTTATCTAATTGTTTAAGTTTAACTACTAAAAATTTAGATTGTACATTCGGATTACTAGATAATCATGGATCATTGCTACTAACCAATAAAGATAACTCACTATTACTTGATAAATCTAATAATAAGTCTACAGATTTATCTAAACTACAAAAAATAATAAATTTATCAAGTTTGGAACCTGTACAAAAAATGATTAATAATGAATCTGGAGTAGGCAAATTTGTTTTAAATAATAGAAAAACACTAACCAACTATAAATCTTTAAAAGATTATGGACTTAATTTACTTATAGCCGTTCCATATTCATCTATAACCAACAGTATTTACACATACACATTAATTGCATTAGGCATTTTAGTAATCATTTTAATAACATCAGTACTTTTAATTACACGTTTTACAAATAAAATCACTAATCCAATTACAAATTTGTCTATGACATTAAAAAAATTCTCAGAAGGAAATTTAAATTTAAGCATAGATAAAAGATTACTAAAAAGAAATGATGAGTTTTCTGAACTTGGCAATAGTTTTGATATATTCTCTAAAAAAATAAAATCTACAATTGAAAATTTTAAAACAAATGCAATAGACTTAAATACTTATTCTAATAATTTAAAACAAACAATACAAGATAACGAAACTAGTCAACTATATATTACTAATACTCTAAATGACGTTAATACTAAAATGAATGAAAACTTATTATCTTTAGAGGAAAACTTAAATATACTACAAGAATTTTCTAAAGGTATAGAAAACGTAAATTTAAATTTAGAAAATCTTCATTCAACAGTAAATGATTCTACATATTCAGTTGAAAATGGAGTTAATCATGCTAACAATATGGAATGTACTCTTAATGAATCATTTACATCATTAGAAAATATAAATGCTAAAATTAATAATTTAACTAATTTATCAGCTAAAATAAATTCACTATTAGATATAATAACTTCTATATCTAAAGAAACTAATTTAATTTCTCTTAACGCTTCTATTGAAGCTGCTAGAGCTGGTGAATCTGGTAAAGGGTTTGCAATTGTTGCTGAAAAGATCAAAAAGCTAGCTGAACAAAGCTCAATATCCTCTAAAAATATTGATGCATTACTATCAAGCATTCAGGACGAGATACTGTCAACTTCAAATATTGTTGATGATATGAATACTAAATTTAAAGATTTAATACAAAGTATAAAACTTACTACAAACTTAATGAATGATATTAAAAGCAAGGCTATTAATTCTCAGCTTTCAGTTGAAGAAATTATATCCGTAATGGAAGAACAAACTGCGGGAATTGAAAATAGTACACAATCATTAACTAAAGTAGTTAATTATATAAATGATACTGTAAAAGCTTCTCAATCTATTAGTAATAAATTAGATAATCACTCTGAAAACCTAAATATATTATTTAATGTATCTTCTTCTTTAAATAATATAAGTAACGATATAAAAGAAGATCTTGATTTTTTTAAATAA
- the rd gene encoding rubredoxin, whose translation MQKYICDVCGYIYDPAVGDPDNGVAPGTSFDDIPEDWLCPLCGVGKDQFSKTE comes from the coding sequence ATGCAAAAATATATTTGTGACGTATGTGGATATATATATGATCCAGCAGTTGGAGATCCTGATAATGGAGTAGCACCGGGAACATCTTTTGATGATATTCCAGAGGATTGGTTATGTCCTCTTTGTGGAGTGGGAAAGGATCAATTCTCAAAAACTGAATAA